A region of the Pseudomonadota bacterium genome:
CAGACCCTGCTCCAACGGAATTTCATCGCCGTCGATTTCCAGAACCAGATAACTTTCCTTACGCGGCAGAATTACGGCGCGCAGAATATTGACAACCAGATCATAATTTTTAATGAGCTTATAAACAATCGGCTTGTCGTAGTTATTTTGGTTGAAATGAAGAACATAAATTCTCTTCATGAATTTTCCCTATTATTCATATTTCAATCAATTCAAGATTCCCCCCGGTCGCCAGGTCATCGTCCATGATCGCCAAGGCCGCCGACACCCCCGGCCAGGCCAGCGCTTTTTCCACGACCCGGCCGAGATCCCGCTTGCCATGAACCAGGTTAGCCAAAGCCGTTGCCGCGGCATCGGCCAGAGCGGCATCTTCGGCGACAATAGTAACCGCGTCGGCCCGGCCGAAACTCAAAGAATGTCCCACGCTGGCCGAAGAGGTGCAAACCCCGCAGGCAAAAGGGGCCGAGCCCGTAAGTCGGACTCCCAGCCGGCCGCTGAGCGGCGAGTTCCCCGCAAACACCCCTAAAGTGTAAACCCGACTGCCGGCCAGAAAAACATCGCCGCCATTTTCAACCACAACCATTCCACTCGCCGCCGGCAAATCCCGGCCGACGGCTTCAGCCAGGGCT
Encoded here:
- a CDS encoding UPF0280 family protein is translated as MSIGKGESRPGGYRRRFYRPDGGLSPQFAFEVHAAESDLWISGVEPQYKGLALNRLLHYRGQLEAFLARHPDWGGSLVPVEAAAYPPAPKLLRSMMAAAALTGVGPMAAVAGALAEAVGRDLPAASGMVVVENGGDVFLAGSRVYTLGVFAGNSPLSGRLGVRLTGSAPFACGVCTSSASVGHSLSFGRADAVTIVAEDAALADAAATALANLVHGKRDLGRVVEKALAWPGVSAALAIMDDDLATGGNLELIEI